The Aneurinibacillus uraniidurans genome segment CCGGGCTAAACAAAGCACCAGTCGCACATACAAGCACACGTGTAAGTTTACCCGCTCGCAGTTGATTCATAATGTGACTATATGTAACCACTGCACTGGACGCACAGCCACTCCCACCTGCAAAGACAGACTGATCAGGTCGATAGATCATCAAGCCACAGTCGTTATACACCGGCGACATATCATACGCCAATTCTTTCATTTCGTCCTTAAAAATTGCGTAGCCAATCTTCCCCAGATCACCCGTTACAATCAGATCATAATCGTGTGGCGCACGTCCGGTGTCACGAAAATGTGTCGACATCGTATCCACCGCAGCCGGTACCATCGCCGTCCCCATATCAAACGGATCTTTAATCCCCATGTCGACCACTTTTCCAATCGTCGCATGCGTAATGCGCGGCCCACTGCCACCTTTGCCAACAACACCAGCACCAGCACCCGTTACCGTCCACTGTGCATATTCCGGCTTCTGTCCACCGTATTCAGTCGGATAGCGGAACTGCTTTTCCGCTGTGCAATTGTGACTGCTACACGCCGCTACAACATAATGGGCATATCCCGCATCAACGAGTGCCGCACCGACAGACAGCGTCTCCATCGAAGTCGAACAGGCTCCAAACATGCCTAGTAACGGAATAGTAAGCTTACTGGCAGTAAAATTTGAGGAGATCGTCTGATTCAGCAAATCACCTGCTAACACGATATCAATCTCACTCTGCAGCAGATTACTTTTCTCGATTGCCGTCTCTATCGCCTGATGCATCAGATGCCGCTCGGCTTTTTCCCATGATGCCTGCCCGGCGTACATATTATCATGAATATGATCGAACTCGGCCGCAAGCGGGCCTTCTCCTTCTAGCGGACCGACCGCTACCGCGCTGCCAAGCAGGCGAATATCCTGCTGGAAGTGCCACGTCTGCCGCCCGCATCGCGGTTCGTTCATACTGTCTCCTCCTTACATTTTAATAAGTAACCACTTCACAAGCGCAACAACAAGCGCTGAGACTACCCCGTATACGATCACGCCACCTGCCAACTTGAACATGTTGCCCCCAACCCCGAGCACAAGCCCTTCTGTTCGGTGTTCAATCGCAGCAGACGACATGGAATTGGCAAATCCAGTCACTGGCACAGCCGAACCAGCCCCAGCGAACTGGCCGAGCTTATCATAGATGCCAAATCCCGTTAGTAAAACCGCCAAAAAAATCAACGTTGCCACTGTCGGATTGCCTACCTCCTGCTTTGAGAAGCCAAACATACTCATATAAAAATCAGAAACAATCTGGCCAAACGCACAGATGGCTCCCCCT includes the following:
- the spoVAD gene encoding stage V sporulation protein AD, translating into MNEPRCGRQTWHFQQDIRLLGSAVAVGPLEGEGPLAAEFDHIHDNMYAGQASWEKAERHLMHQAIETAIEKSNLLQSEIDIVLAGDLLNQTISSNFTASKLTIPLLGMFGACSTSMETLSVGAALVDAGYAHYVVAACSSHNCTAEKQFRYPTEYGGQKPEYAQWTVTGAGAGVVGKGGSGPRITHATIGKVVDMGIKDPFDMGTAMVPAAVDTMSTHFRDTGRAPHDYDLIVTGDLGKIGYAIFKDEMKELAYDMSPVYNDCGLMIYRPDQSVFAGGSGCASSAVVTYSHIMNQLRAGKLTRVLVCATGALFSPVSYQQGESIPCIAHAVAFEAVKEE
- the spoVAC gene encoding stage V sporulation protein AC, which encodes MSTVKTKQQSRPTKAQQAYQERAVKYKPKRPYVRNCVKAFLVGGAICAFGQIVSDFYMSMFGFSKQEVGNPTVATLIFLAVLLTGFGIYDKLGQFAGAGSAVPVTGFANSMSSAAIEHRTEGLVLGVGGNMFKLAGGVIVYGVVSALVVALVKWLLIKM